The proteins below are encoded in one region of Oncorhynchus nerka isolate Pitt River linkage group LG15, Oner_Uvic_2.0, whole genome shotgun sequence:
- the gemin6 gene encoding gem-associated protein 6 translates to MDTWRQLKPLEWCKYVNKEVKVTAHEKQQHHGWVFTVDPVSASIVLVTFQEKGGTPTVRVVTGHAVQEVEVLQEGNEETAGRLRVIFTPPGAHALGPEEVRHRKERLRLWLEKNRIPVEEKGEMLCVANVLTVSAPYGAEDCSSSNEIILARVQSLVESNPDSTPDQPANS, encoded by the exons ATGGACACGTGGCGTCAACTGAAGccactggagtggtgtaaatatGTCAACAAAGAGGTCAAAGTGACAGCGCACGAGAAACAACAACATCATGGTTGGGTTTTTACCGTTGATCCAGTATCTGCCAG TATAGTCCTAGTGACCTTCCAGGAGAAAGGAGGCACACCGACGGTCCGAGTTGTGACAGGCCATGCAGTGCAGGAAGTAGAGGTCCTCCAGGAGGGTAATGAAGAAACGGCGGGGCGGCTGAGGGTCATTTTCACACCCCCAGGAGCCCACGCTCTTGGCCCGGAAGAAGTGAGGCACAGGAAAGAGCGCCTCCGCCTGTGGCTGGAAAAGAACCGCATCCCCGTGGAAGAGAAAGGCGAGATGCTGTGCGTGGCCAACGTGCTGACAGTGAGCGCCCCTTACGGAGCGGAAGACTGTAGCAGCTCCAACGAGATCATCCTGGCCCGAGTGCAGAGCCTGGTGGAGAGCAACCCTGATTCAACTCCAGACCAGCCTGCCAACTCCTGA